The Synchiropus splendidus isolate RoL2022-P1 chromosome 1, RoL_Sspl_1.0, whole genome shotgun sequence genome includes a window with the following:
- the LOC128752530 gene encoding uncharacterized protein LOC128752530 has translation MASIVGSAPLERLHAGDQALVEDPQFQAQVGNSRSLTEKLIEAVKEAHKSCVDTETFQLGQEDVDNLAIVARNINMPTPPVLRVSAENVSVESGLTQVTEGLLLYQAMLNATYPKLQKNEQVVALIADIKDLVVQLNKMLKMANAAKSVQPTPAPVELRLDSEYRVQVAIHLTLVHLQSFGHDMSRWLRQLDQSEEEEET, from the exons ATGGCCTCCATCGTGGGCAGCGCGCCGCTAGAGAGGCTCCACGCCGGCGACCAGGCACTTGTTGAGGACCCGCAGTTCCAGGCTCAGGTCGGCAACAGCCGCAGTTTGACAGAGAAGCTCATCGAGGCCGTCAAAGAAGCCCACAAGTCCTGCGTCGACACGGAG ACATTCCAGTTGGGCCAGGAGGACGTGGACAATCTTGCGATCGTGGCACGCAACATCAACATGCCGACTCCTCCGGTGCTCAGAGTCAGCGCGGAAAACGTTTCTGTG GAGAGTGGTCTGACTCAGGTGACAGAGGGTCTTTTGCTGTACCAGGCTATGCTGAATGCAACATACCCTAAACTTCAAAAGAATGAGCAAGTCGTGGCCTTGATCGCTGACATCAAAGATCTCGTCGTCCAGCTGAACAAG ATGTTGAAGATGGCCAACGCTGCAAAGTCAGTGCAACCAACACCGGCCCCTGTGGAACTCCGCCTCGACAGTGAATACCGTGTCCAAGTGGCGATACACTTGACCCTCGTCCACCTGCAGTCCTTCGGACATGACATGAGTCGTTGGCTGCGACAGCTGGACCAgagcgaagaggaggaggagacataG